A stretch of the Lolium perenne isolate Kyuss_39 chromosome 3, Kyuss_2.0, whole genome shotgun sequence genome encodes the following:
- the LOC127343057 gene encoding protein INVOLVED IN DE NOVO 2 gives MEYNSDDNSEISDSEIDEHEDKIYARLMSGDLKANDGESYSCPFCSGKNKKDYSIQNLLQHASGVGAAPNRPAKDKATHRALAKYLKNGLSESLEPQSQLIAVEPQPLQNRNEKYAWPWMGVVANVPTEWKDGRQIGESGNRLKETLSCFCPLKVIPLWTFRGHTGNAIVEFARDWNGYRNALAFEKYFEAEGCGRNGWKQKQNQGPKLFGWVARAEDHSSPGLIGDHLRKNADLKTINEVENEGTHKDNKLVANLANQIEVKNQYLQELEFRYKETAVSLEKMMAQRQQLVQAYNEEIWKMQQLAHRHSQKIIDENQNLRSELESKISELNARSKQFDDLSEKSDYERRDLEQEKQKNASKSNHLKLATVQQQRANEDVLRLVDDQRREKRAALNKILELEQQLEEKQMLELEIQQLKGKLEVMKHMPGHEDSESMNKINKLGEVLQERMDELDAMESLNQTLVIKESKSSTELQEARKELENGLLDLSGGQAHIGIKRMGELDVKAFSNACRGKLSEEDAEVTAAILCSKWEAEIRNPEWHPFRVIMVGGKHMEIIIDADDAKLRELKEEHGEEIYSLVTKALREINEHSASTRYPVGELWNFREERKASLKEAVQCVLRRWRSNKRKR, from the exons ATGGAATATAATTCAGATGACAATTCAGAAATCAGCGATTCTGAGATTGATGAGCATGAAGACAAAATTTATGCAAGATTGATGTCAGGAGATTTAAAAGCTAATGATGGTGAGAGTTACAGTTGCCCATTCTGCAGTGGAAAGAACAAGAAAGATTACAGTATACAGAATCTTCTTCAGCATGCCTCAGGAGTAGGTGCAGCACCTAATCGACCCGCAAAAGATAAGGCAACCCACCGTGCCCTTGCCAAATATTTGAAGAATGGCCTTTCTGAATCCCTCGAGCCACAGTCGCAGCTGATCGCTGTGGAGCCACAACCTCTGCAAAATAGAAATGAGAAGTATGCGTGGCCCTGGATGGGCGTTGTAGCTAACGTGCCTACTGAATGGAAGGATGGGCGCCAGATTGGAGAAAGTGGAAATCGTTTGAAAGAAACACTATCATGCTTTTGCCCGCTGAAGGTTATTCCTTTATGGACTTTTAGAGGTCATACAGGGAATGCTATTGTTGAGTTTGCAAGAGACTGGAATGGTTACAGAAATGCACTTGCATTTGAAAAATACTTTGAGGCAGAAGGCTGTGGGAGAAACGGCTGGAAGCAAAAACAGAATCAAGGGCCAAAGCTTTTTGGCTGGGTTGCAAGGGCGGAAGATCACAGCTCTCCAGGGCTAATTGGAGACCACTTGAGGAAAAATGCTGACTTGAAAACTATCAATGAAGTTGAGAACGAAGGAACACATAAAGACAATAAACTTGTAGCTAATTTAGCTAACCAAATTGAGGTCAAGAATCAGTATTTACAGGAGCTTGAATTTAGATACAAGGAAACAGCTGTGTCACTTGAGAAGATGATGGCGCAAAGGCAACAACTTGTCCAGGCGTATAATGAAG AAATTTGGAAGATGCAGCAGCTAGCTCACAGACATTCTCAAAAGATCATCGACGAAAACCAGAATCTGCGTTCAGAACTAGAGTCCAAGATAAGCGAACTTAATGCAAGATCCAAGCAATTTGATGACCTTTCTGAAAAAAGTGATTATGAGAGAAGGGATCTGGAGCAGGAGAAGCAGAAG AATGCTAGTAAATCAAATCATCTTAAGTTGGCAACAGTGCAACAACAGAGAGCTAATGAGGATGTACTGAGGCTTGTGGACGATCAGAGG AGAGAGAAACGCGCTGCTTTAAACAAAATCCTGGAGTTAGAACAGCAGTTGGAGGAAAAACAGATGCTTGAATTAGAAATACAACAACTGAAGGGCAAATTGGAAGTGATGAAGCACATGCCAGGTCATGAAGATTCAGAATCTATGAATAAAATTAATAAACTTGGTGAAGTACTGCAAGAGAGGATGGACGAACTGGATGCTATGGAGTCACTTAACCAAACTCTGGTTATTAAAGAAAGCAAAAGCAGCACTGAGTTGCAGGAAGCTCGGAAGGAGCTGGAAAAT GGCTTGCTTGATCTTTCAGGTGGCCAAGCACATATAGGGATCAAGAGAATGGGTGAGCTTGATGTGAAAGCATTTTCAAATGCTTGCAGAGGGAAGTTGTCGGAAGAGGATGCAGAAGTTACTGCTGCCATTCTTTGTTCGAAGTGGGAAGCTGAAATTAGAAATCCGGAATGGCACCCTTTTAGGGTTATCATGGTTGGTGGGAAACACATG GAAATAATAATTGATGCTGATGACGCCAAGCTTCGAGAATTAAAAGAAGAGCATGGCGAAGAAATATATTCATTGGTGACGAAGGCACTGCGTGAAATCAATGAGCACAGTGCTAGCACAAGGTATCCAGTGGGAGAGCTGTGGAACTTCAGAGAGGAACGGAAGGCGTCTCTGAAGGAAGCTGTCCAGTGCGTCCTGAGACGGTGGCGAAGCAACAAGAGGAAGCGCTGA